In Mycolicibacterium alvei, a single window of DNA contains:
- a CDS encoding DUF3117 domain-containing protein, which produces MAAMKPRTGDGPLEATKEGRGIVMRVPLEGGGRLVVELTPDEAAALGDELKAVTS; this is translated from the coding sequence ATGGCGGCGATGAAGCCCCGGACCGGTGACGGTCCACTGGAAGCAACCAAAGAGGGGCGAGGAATCGTTATGCGAGTACCGCTGGAAGGCGGTGGCCGGCTCGTTGTCGAACTGACTCCTGACGAGGCCGCTGCGCTGGGCGACGAACTCAAGGCCGTCACCAGCTGA